One part of the Bdellovibrio sp. KM01 genome encodes these proteins:
- a CDS encoding YbaB/EbfC family nucleoid-associated protein: protein MKGLPGGMAALMKQANQMQMKMKKAQEELAKAEYEATSGGGAVTVKVNGDHMITDLKISADVMKDGDVEMLQDMIMTATNEAVKKARDISSKEMEKITGGMNIPGMF from the coding sequence ATGAAAGGTCTTCCAGGCGGAATGGCTGCTTTGATGAAGCAAGCTAACCAAATGCAAATGAAAATGAAAAAGGCCCAAGAGGAACTTGCTAAGGCTGAGTACGAAGCAACTTCTGGCGGCGGCGCTGTAACAGTTAAAGTTAACGGCGACCACATGATCACTGATTTGAAAATCAGCGCAGACGTTATGAAAGACGGCGACGTTGAAATGCTTCAAGACATGATCATGACTGCAACTAACGAAGCAGTTAAAAAAGCTCGTGATATCTCTTCCAAAGAAATGGAAAAAATCACTGGCGGCATGAACATTCCAGGAATGTTCTAA
- a CDS encoding ATP/GTP-binding protein, with product MSFINYNAKEIHCKVVYYGPSLGGKTTNIQWVYQKTAEDQKSKLVALNTDIERTLFFDFLPLNVGEIRGFKTRFHLYTVPGQVVYDASRKLILKGLDGVIFVADSQIERMDENLESLRNLETNLEQQGYDIKEIPLIMQYNKRDLPNVASLAEMRSALNPYNAPEIEGCASEGRGVFESLKTASKSIINVLKGGTTL from the coding sequence ATGTCCTTTATTAACTACAATGCCAAAGAGATTCACTGCAAAGTCGTGTATTACGGCCCATCATTGGGTGGTAAGACGACGAACATTCAGTGGGTTTATCAGAAAACGGCTGAGGATCAAAAATCCAAGCTGGTGGCATTGAATACGGACATCGAGCGCACGCTGTTTTTTGACTTCCTGCCACTGAACGTGGGGGAAATCCGCGGTTTCAAAACTCGCTTCCACCTTTACACAGTTCCGGGCCAAGTTGTTTACGATGCTTCCCGTAAGTTGATCCTTAAAGGCCTGGACGGGGTTATCTTCGTCGCTGACTCTCAGATCGAGCGTATGGACGAAAACTTGGAATCCCTTCGCAATTTGGAAACGAACCTTGAACAACAAGGTTACGACATCAAAGAAATCCCATTGATCATGCAGTACAATAAGCGCGACCTTCCGAATGTGGCGTCTTTGGCTGAGATGAGAAGCGCTTTAAACCCTTACAATGCCCCTGAAATCGAAGGCTGTGCTTCCGAAGGCCGTGGCGTATTTGAGTCGTTAAAGACCGCTTCCAAATCCATTATCAACGTTCTTAAAGGTGGCACGACTCTGTAA
- the recR gene encoding recombination mediator RecR, translating into MLHITALEKLVHEMSRLPGIGPKTAQRLAYFILKSESEFPERLSEALLRVRAEVHDCPQCFNFTDADICRYCKDAHRLDEAICVVEEPSDIMRIESSGAFRGRYHVLHGAISPLEGIGPKELKIHELIDRVDAGLRGDGPVIKEIILALDADLEGDTTILYLAKQLQGKGLKLSRIAHGVPIGSDIDFVDDRTMGRALQNRVEL; encoded by the coding sequence TTGCTTCACATCACCGCTCTTGAAAAATTAGTCCACGAAATGAGCCGTCTGCCTGGTATCGGGCCGAAGACTGCTCAACGTTTGGCCTATTTCATTCTTAAGTCTGAGAGTGAATTTCCAGAGCGTTTAAGTGAAGCTCTTCTTCGTGTGCGCGCAGAAGTTCACGACTGCCCCCAATGCTTTAACTTTACGGATGCTGATATTTGCCGTTATTGCAAAGATGCACACCGTTTGGATGAAGCTATCTGCGTGGTTGAGGAGCCTTCCGATATCATGCGCATCGAATCTTCTGGTGCTTTTAGAGGCCGTTACCATGTTTTGCATGGTGCGATCTCTCCACTGGAAGGCATCGGTCCTAAAGAACTCAAAATCCATGAATTGATCGACCGAGTGGACGCAGGTTTGCGCGGTGACGGCCCCGTGATTAAGGAGATCATCCTTGCATTGGACGCAGATCTTGAAGGCGATACGACGATTTTGTACCTTGCTAAACAGTTGCAGGGTAAAGGATTGAAACTTTCTCGCATTGCCCATGGAGTTCCTATTGGCAGCGACATCGATTTCGTAGATGATAGAACTATGGGTCGTGCCCTGCAAAATAGAGTGGAGCTGTAA